In the genome of Tepidisphaeraceae bacterium, the window CGGCGACGATGGCGCGAAACACGTCGGCGGTCGCGGGCAAGCTGAAGGTTTGAAGCAGTTGCGCGAGGCGGGCCTGGAACGGGTAGCCGATCGCGCTGTTGTCCGAGTCGAGCGTGAGCAGGCAGAGCGCCTCGACGAACTTCCGCCGAACGGTGTTGAGCTGGTTCCGGTGGCGCGACAGGACGATGCCGCTCCACGCGTCCAGCGCCTGCGGCGCGGCGGCATGGCCGGTGCGCAATCGGTGCAGGGCCAGCGCGCGCGCCTGCACCTCGGCCAGGTGCGTGAGCTCGTGATGCTCTGGGCCGAGCTGTCGCCGCCTTAGCGAGAGCACCGCCTCCTGGATCGTCCAGACGAGCCGGTCGGCAGCGGCACATTGCTGTGGGTCGCCGGTAACGGCGCCGCGCTCGCGCAACTGAGTGAGCGCCGCGTCCACCGATCCGCCGACCAGGACGTAGGCTATGCCCGGATGCACGCGCAACACGCGCGACCGCCGACCGAGCCGCGGAGCGGGCGTGCCGCTGGCGGGCCAATCCACCGCTATCACGTTTACGGGCAGTGCGAGCGACCATTCGTCCAGCATCGCCACGATAAGGCGCGTGGCCACCCTCGGGCCACCGTAGATGGCGTCGGCCAGCAACCCAAGAGTCTCGGTGCTAAATTCGGTCATACATCGGTTCATTTGCGTCCATTTTATTCCTGATTCTATGACTTATCTTATCCGTATCAAGATGATCGCCCGCTGAAGCGATGCGTGTCGCAGGGACGGAGGCGACCAGTCGTGGAATCGCATGAGAGGCATTGCAATGAGCATGGTGACCGAACCAAGCGTGTCGCAAGTGAGCGAGCAGGACGTCGCGGGCTATTGGAAGAACGGCTGGCTGGTGCTGCGCCGGCTGTTTACGGCCACCGAGGCGGCCGCGTGGGACGCCGAGTGCAAGCGGCTGCTTAGCCTGGACCTGGTGAACCCCGACAACCTGCGCACCGGGTTCCGCGTCGTCAATGGAAAGCCGATGATCGAGCGTTACGACCCGATCATCGACGTGTCGTCGGTCTTCAACAGCGTGGTGAACGACGAGCGCATCCTGTCACCGCTGCGCGCGATCTTCAAGGACGAGCCGGCGCTGTTCAAGGACAAGCTGATCTTCAAGCTGCCGGGCATGAGCGGCTACGGGATGCACCAGGATCAGTCGTGGTGGCAAATGTGCGCAGCCGACGACATCCTGTCGGTCAGCGTCGCGATCGACGGCGCCAGCACCGACAACGGCAGCATCGAGCTGTTCCCGGGGTATCACGGCAAGCTGCTGTC includes:
- a CDS encoding phytanoyl-CoA dioxygenase family protein; translated protein: MSMVTEPSVSQVSEQDVAGYWKNGWLVLRRLFTATEAAAWDAECKRLLSLDLVNPDNLRTGFRVVNGKPMIERYDPIIDVSSVFNSVVNDERILSPLRAIFKDEPALFKDKLIFKLPGMSGYGMHQDQSWWQMCAADDILSVSVAIDGASTDNGSIELFPGYHGKLLSPKAEFRNMNDEEAKAIDLSTGQLAATKPGDVLIFHSQTPHRSGTNISQTSRRNLYLTYTASRTGNLYAAHRDHYKTYITAKMSAEDKARKYFK
- a CDS encoding AraC family transcriptional regulator: MTEFSTETLGLLADAIYGGPRVATRLIVAMLDEWSLALPVNVIAVDWPASGTPAPRLGRRSRVLRVHPGIAYVLVGGSVDAALTQLRERGAVTGDPQQCAAADRLVWTIQEAVLSLRRRQLGPEHHELTHLAEVQARALALHRLRTGHAAAPQALDAWSGIVLSRHRNQLNTVRRKFVEALCLLTLDSDNSAIGYPFQARLAQLLQTFSLPATADVFRAIVAELLPVLRRDSAQLQAGLVGDAQRYIAEHFTRDIGLAQVAKHLGCSPTHLSRAFRQRNGQTLTHYLQSQRVSRAKALLLETDSPLRVIAPAAGFQSIKHYHRTFLKQTGLTPQAFRAL